From the Acidovorax sp. NCPPB 3576 genome, the window CAGCGGCACGCACAGCGCCTGGAGCGCGGGCCGCGCGTCCGGATACTGCGACGCCAGCCGGTCGCGCTCCTGCACCGCCATCTGCAGCGCCAGGCCCGCGGCCAGTGCGAGCAGCATCAGCGCCATGCCGGCGCGCACGGCCGGCTTGCGCCAGAACGCCTTGCGGCGCGCGGCGCGCATGAAGCCCGGCTCATCGGCCGCCGTGGCATGCATGCCCTCTTCTTCGTCATCGTCCTCTGCGTGGACATGCGCGGGCAAGCCTTGAACGGGGCGTTGCACGCCGGCCATGGCAGCAGCGGACGCGGCGGCCGCTCCTGCCGGCAGCGGAGCCCATCCCTCCAGCCCGCCGCCCGCCTGGGTGGCGATGGCCACCGGGTCGGTATCGGCCTCGATGGCTTCCAGGGCCATGTCCATGGCCACCGCCTTGGCGATGGCATCGTCGGTCGAAGGCTGCCGCACATGGCCGTCCGGCGCATCGGAGGTGGCGGCTTGCTGCGGCCCGTCTTCCAGATCGTCGGGCCACTCGGAATCGCGCAACTCCGCGAAGGGCAGCTCGTAGCCCATGGGCTCCGGTGGAGGTATTCCGTTGGCCGCCTTCGCCTCATCATCTTTCGTGGATGCAGGAGCGGGCGTTACCGCCGGGGCCGGCCGCTCGGCGATGGAGGCCGGTCCTGGCAACTCCCATCCCGATGGCGGTGGCGCGGGCTTTGACAATCCTGCGGGGGAGTCCGTCGCGCTCGACCGGGTTCGCCAAACCAGCGGAGACGCCGGCTCCAGGCGCCAATCGGCGGGTGGCTCCACGCCAGGCGAGGCCAACGGCCGCGCCGTGAGGTAGCTGGGCACCGGCGGCGCTTCCGGCACCTGCAGCGGTGCGGGCAAGGTATCGTCCAGCGACAGCGGGTTCGCCTGAGATTCGGGGAAGGCCTGCGGCGATGGCTGCGCCGGCTGCGATGGCGCAGGCACCAGGGCCGGGGCGGGGCCCGGCGCAGGCGGCCCTGCCAGCGTCGAAGAAGAAGCGGCTTTGGGCACGCCGGCATTGCCGCCACCCCAGGCCCGCACGGCGGGCGCCGGCGGCCGCATGGCCGGGCGCGGGCCCTCGGGAATGGCCATCTCCGGCAGCAGGTCCTGCGAAGCCGATCGCACCAGGTGGGCGGCGGCATCGAAGACTTCCTTGCACTGCCCGCAACGCACCCATCCATCGGAGATGCGCAACTGGTCCGCGACGACCTTGAAGGTCGTGCCGCAGGCGGGGCAGCGTGTGATCTGGCTCATCGGCTCGAGATTGTAGGTGTGCGCCCTGCCGGCCTGAACGGCGGCACGGCCCTGCCCATCAACGCGCCGCCACCATCAGGATCCACCCCTCCTGCGCATCCGCCACCTCCAAGGGCAGCCACGGCGCATAGGCCTCTTTCAGCTCGTCGGCCTGGCGCTCCAGGATGCCGGCCAGCACCAGATGGCCGCCGGACGCCACATGCGCGCACAGCAGCGGCGCCAGCACCTTGAGGGGCGTGGCGAGGATGTTGGCCAGCACGGTCTGGTAGGCGCCGCTGGCCTGGTCGGGCAGGCCCGCCTTCAGCGCCACGCCGTTGGCTTCGGCGTTCAGTCGCGTGGACTCCACCGCCGCCGGGTCGATGTCCACGGCATCGACGTCCGTCGCGCCGAACTTGGCGGCACCGATGGCCAGGATGCCGGAGCCGCAGCCATAGTCGAGCACGCGGCCCAACGGGTTGCCGCTGGCGCCGCGCGGCGCTCCGTTCGCCGCGATCCACCGCAGGCACATGCGCGTGGTGGGGTGCGTGCCGGTGCCGAACGCCAGGCCCGGGTCGAGCCGGATGCTGCGCGTGGCCTGGGCCGGCAGTTCATGCCAGGTCGGAACGATCCAGAAATCCGGCGTGATGTCCACCGGCGCGAACTGCGATTGCGTGAGGCGCACCCAGTCCTGCTCGGGCACGGTGGCCAAGCCCAGCACGCGGCACCCCTCGAAGAAGTCCTGCACCTCCAGCAAGGCACGCGCCTCCTGCGCTTCGGCTTCGTTCTGGAACAGTGCCACCACGCGGCTGCGCTGCCAGCCGTCCTTGGGCGGCGGCATGCCGGGCTCGCCGAACAGCGCCTGCTCGGCATCGGTCTGCGCGTCGGCATCTTCGACCGAGACGCTCAGCGCCTGCAGCGCATCGAGCGCATCGCTCAGAGACTCGACCCGGTCTTCGGGGCACATCAGGCTCAGCTCAAACATGGGAGACCTCCGGGAGAAAACGAAAATGCTGGCACCCGTTGCCAGGTGCCAGCATGCAAAACGGCCACGCGCGGCGATCTCAGCGCTTGTGCTGCGAGAGCCACTCTTCCAGGTAATGGATGTTGGTGCCGCCCGCAACGAACTTGGCGTCCACCATCAGCTCGCGGTGCAGCGGCACGTTGGTGTTGATGCCTTCGATCACCGTCTCGGACAGCGCCGTGCGCATCCGGGCCAGGGCCTGCTCGCGCGTGTCGCCGTGCACGATGATCTTGCCGATCATCGAGTCGTAGTTCGGAGGCACGTAGTAGTTGGTGTAGGCATGCGAGTCCACGCGCACGCCCGGGCCGCCCGGTGCATGCCACATGGTGATTCGGCCTGGCGAGGGGATGAACTTGTACGGGTCTTCGGCGTTCACGCGGCACTCGATGGCATGGCCGCGGATCTCGATCTGGCGCTGGGTGAAGGGCAGCTTCTCGCCAGCGGCGACCATGATCTGCGTCTTCACGATGTCCACGCCCGTGATCCACTCGGTCACCGGATGCTCCACCTGCACGCGGGTGTTCATCTCGATGAAGTAGAACTCGCCGTTTTCGTACAGGAATTCGAACGTGCCCGCGCCGCGGTAGCCGATCTTCTTGCAGGCGGCCACGCAGCGCTCGCCGATCTTCTCGATCAGCTTGCGGGGGATGCCCGGTGCCGGCGCCTCTTCGATCACCTTCTGGTGGCGGCGCTGCATGGAGCAGTCGCGCTCGCCCAGATAGACCGCGTTGCGGTGCTTGTCCGCCAGGATCTGGATCTCGATGTGGCGCGGGTTCTGGAGGAACTTCTCCATGTACACGGCCGGATTGCCGAACGCCGCGCCGGCCTCGGCCTTGGTCATCTGCACCGCGTTGACGAGCGCCGCCTCGGTGTGCACCACGCGCATGCCGCGCCCGCCGCCGCCGCCCGCCGCCTTGATGATGACGGGGTAGCCCACCGCCTTGGCGATGCGGCGGATCTGCACGGGGTCTTCCGGCAACTCGCCTTCGGAGCCGGGCACGCAGGGCACGCCCGCGCGGATCATGGCCTGCTTGGCGGACACCTTGTCCCCCATGATGCGGATCGACTCGGGCGTGGGGCCGATGAACTGGAAGCCGCTCTTTTCCACCCGCTCGGCGAAGTCGGCGTTCTCGGACAGGAAGCCGTAGCCGGGGTGGATGGCCTCCGCATCGGTCACCTCGGCGGCCGAGATGATGGCGGGCATGCTGAGGTAGGACAGTGGCGAAGGCGCGGGGCCGATGCACACCGCCTCTTCGGCCAGCTTCACGTACTTGGCATCGCGATCCGCCTCGGAATACACCATGACGGCCTTGACGCCGAGTTCACGGCAGGCGCGCTGGATGCGCAATGCGATTTCGCCGCGATTGGCAACGAGGATTTTCTTAAACATAGGTTTCTTCGCGGCTCATCACCCATGCGCTGGCGCATGCGAGTGCGGCTGGCTTGGCTTCGCGCAGGGCGAGACGGCCGGCACCGGCGACGAGGATTTTCTGAAACATGGACGTTCTCCGGCGGCCGGCAACAAGGCCAGCACGCCCGACAAGGACCGAGGGAGACATGCGCAATTTATTCGATCACGAACAGCGGCTGCCCGTATTCCACCGCCTGGCCGTTCTCCCCCAGGATGCGCGTCACGGTGCCGGACTTGTCGGCTTCGATCTCGTTGAGGATCTTCATGGCCTCGATGATGCAGATCGTCTCGCCTTCCTTGACCTGGCTGCCCACCTCGACGAACGACTTGGCGCCCGGGCTGGAGGCGCGGTAGAACGTGCCCACCATGGGGGACTTCACGATGTGGCCGGTGGGCGCTGCGGGCGCGGGCAACTCCGCCACCGGGGCGGCTGCGGCCGGCGCCGGGGCCTGCTGGGCGGGCGCTGCAACATATTGCTGCACCACGGCACCGCCGCTCTTGACGATGCGGACCTTGCCTTCTGCCTCGGTGATCTCGAGTTCTGACACATTCGACTCGGACACGAGGTCGATCAAGGTCTTGAGTTTTCGCAAATCCATGGGAACTCCAACGCCAAAAACAAAATAGGGCGCGAATTTACCCCAAATCCGACCTATGGCCGGTATTTGGGCGCAAATTCATTGATCTTCGCGGTGGATTGCAGACCGCTATCCCAGAGCGAACCATTGCTGAAGGTCTTCTGCGGTGACCTGGCCCATTTTACGGTGCACGATGCTGCCATCTGCGCCGATCAGCACGCTGAACGGCAGCCCCCCTGTGAGATTACCCAGAGATCGACCCAGTTCGGTGCCCGAAAGCCCTGCCAAACCCACCGGGAAATCGAGTGGCAGGCGTTCCAGGAATTTGCGCACGGCCGATGGCTGATCGATCGCCAACCCCACCACTTGCCAGCCTTTGGCCGCATGTTCGCGATAGAAGGCATTCAGAAGCGGCAATTCATCCACGCACGGCGGGCACCATGTCGCCCAGAAGTTCACCAGCAGGGGCTTGCCACGGAAACGCTCCATCGCCACGGGATCGCCGCCGGTAGGCGCATCGAACCGCTGGGACCAAAGGGCCGCTTCGGCGCCCGACAACACGGCATGCGGCTGAAAACGCCACCAGGCCAGCCCGGCCCCGCCCAGCCCCGCCGCAGCGGCGACACCGCCATACAGCAGCAGCTTGCGGCGCAAAGCACCGGGCGCGGCAGCCGTCCCGCCCGGGCGGGCGGGATTCGTTTCACGCGAAAAAGGAGTGCCCGGATCGGAGGGCGGCGATACATTCATTCGGGGGAGCTCTCCAACAGCTTGCGCACGGCACGAATGTCTCCGCGCGGCACCCGGCCCCGCGCATCCGGGCGCAATGCGCCGCGCAGGTCATCCAGGTCATAGATCAAAAGGTGCACGCCGATCATCTCGCCCAGCACCGGCGAATGGCTGGAAATGCTGAGCGCCTCGACCGATTCCCCATGAAAACCGGTGACGGTGCGCGGCTCGTAGTCCACATGGTGATCGATCAGCGCGATCTCGGCGGATTTGCAATCGTCGCAGAACAGCTGCAGATAGATATCGGACAGCCGGGTCGCCGTGCCATGCCACACCGCGCCGCCCAGGTGGGGGCGAAACGTCTCCATGCGTTCCATCCAGATCAGCGCCAGCTGGCGCAGCGCGAGCAGTTCCTGGGGCTGGGTGTCGGCGCAGAACAGGCCGATGTATTCGCGCACGGCGTCTTCCACCAGATCGTTGTCGGGCAGCGGCGTGCGAGCGGGCAGGCCCAGCTGGCGAACGGCCCGGCGTTTGGCCGGCCCCCATTCCAGTCCTTCTTCGACGACCATGCGGGCTGCGGCGTTGGCGATCTCGGTAGCGAGGGCGTTTTGCATGGCGGCGGCTCGGTAGAGGTAAGCGTGCATTGTGGCCTCAATGCCGCCCCGTGACCTGTGAAAGCGCCCGCGTCCGGCAGGGGCATGGAACCCATGGACGCAGTGGCCGCTATTGAAAATATAGCTACAAAAGCAATAAGGACCTGCGCGGGCGGCCCCGCAGGCCTGGAACCTTAGAATCTGCGCCCATGCATATTCACATTCTGGGCATCTGCGGCACGTTCATGGGGGGCCTGGCGGCATTGGCGCGCGAAGCGGGCCACAAGGTCACCGGCTGCGACGCCGGCGTGTACCCCCCGATGAGCGACCAGTTGCGCGCCTTAGGGATCGAACTGATCGAAGGCTATGGCGCGGACCAGCTGGCGCTGGCGCCCGATGTGTTCGTGATCGGCAACGTGGTCAGCCGGGCGCGCCTGCCCGATGGCGCACCGAAATTCCCCCTGATGGAGGCCATTCTCGACGCGGGCGCCGCCTACACCAGCGGCCCCCAGTGGCTTGCCGAGCACGTGCTGCAGGGCCGGCATGTGCTGGCGGTGGCGGGCACCCACGGCAAGACGACCACCACGTCGATGCTGGCCTGGATTCTGGAATGCGCCGGCCTGCAGCCCGGCTTCCTGGTGGGCGGCGTGCCGCTCGATTTCGGCGTGTCGGCCCGGCTGGGCGCCGCGCGCCGGCCGGTGGCAGGCCCGGGCGTGGCGGGCGATGCGCCCGTGTTCGTGATCGAGGCGGATGAATACGACACCGCGTTCTTCGACAAGCGCAGCAAGTTCGTGCACTACCGCCCCCGCACCGCGGTGCTGAACAACCTGGAATTCGACCACGCGGACATCTTCGACGACCTGCCGGCCATCGAGCGGCAGTTCCACCACCTGGTGCGCACGGTGCCGCCCTCGGGCCGCGTGGTTTTCAACGGGCTGGAGGAAAGCCTGGCCCGCGTGCTGCATGCCGGTTGCTGGAGCGAGGTGGCGAGCTTCGGCGCGCTGGTGAGCGACTTCACGGCGCAGGGCGAGCCGCACGCCTTCGACGTGTTCTACCAGGGCCGGGCCGTGGCCCGCGTGGAGTGGGCGCTGACCGGCGTGCACAACCAGTTGAATGCGATGGCCGCCATCGCCGCCGCCCACCACGTGGGCGTGGCACCGGCGCAGGCCGGCCGCGCGCTGGCCCGGTTCCAGAACGTGAAGCGGCGCATGGAACTGCACGGCACCGTACGCGGCATTGCGGTGTACGACGATTTCGCCCACCACCCGACCGCCCTGCGCACCACGCTGGACGGCCTGCGCCGCAGCGTGGGGCCGCAGGCCCGCATCCTCGCGGCGTTCGAGCCGCGCAGCAACACCATGAAGCTGGGCACCATGAAATCGCAGCTGCCCTGGGCGCTGGAGCCGGCCGACCTGGCGTTCTGCCACACCGCCGGCCTGGACTGGGACGCGGCCCAGGTGCTGGCGCCGCTGGGCGACAAGGCCCGGACGGCGCCTGACATCGGCACGCTGATCGGGCAGATCGCCCAGGCGGCCCGGCCGGGCGATCACATCGTGTGCATGAGCAACGGGAGCTTCGGCGGCATCCATGGCAGGCTCATCGATTCGCTATCAAATTAATAGCGCAACGCCCTAGATAAATATGCGCTGGAGGCCGATTCGGCTGATAGCGCAGCGAGGGCGGCCATCCGCCCCCTCTTCAATACGTCACGGCCATGGCCGGGACATCCACCCGCACGATCGGGCGGGCCAGTGCGGCGCTGGCGGCTTCGGCGAACTGCCGGCCCCATTGGGCGTCGGCCAGCAACGGGGCGCCGGCGGCCTGCGCCACCGTGAGAACCTTGTCGGCCAGCAGCACCTTGCCGCTGGCCCGCAGGGGCTCGCACTCCAGGCTGATGAACGCCTCGTCCAGCCAGCGGCGGGCCTCTTCATTGCTTAAAGGCTCCGAACCTTCCAGATCGAAACGGAATTCCTGGCCCGGCGCCAGGGTGATCGAGACTTCTCTGCGCATGGATTGTTTTCCTGGTTGAGGTGAGGCCAACGGCGGCCATGCAAGCCGATGCCCGCGGTGGGGCCATCGAGCTTACACCGCACGCCTGCCGCCCCGGCCCCTGTTTTTCAGCGGGCGCGGCGTGCGGCCACGGCCGCCGACAGATCGGCCAGCGCCGACAGCGAGTCGTCCCAGCCCAGGCAGGCGTCGGTGATGCTCTTGCCGTACTCCAGGGCGCCCGGCTGGTCCTTGCCCGGCGTGAATTTCTGGGCGCCGGCGGTCAGGTGGCTCTCGATCATCACGCCGAACACGCAGCGCGAGCCGCCCGCGATCTGCGCGCCGATATCGCGCGCCACGTCGCGCTGCTTTTCGTGCTGCTTGCTGCTGTTGGCATGGCTGCAATCCACCATCAGCGTGGCGGGCAGCTTCGCGGCCTCCAGGTCCTGGCAGGCCGCGGCGACGCTGGCCGCGTCGTAGTTGGGCGCCTTGCCGCCGCGCAGGATCACGTGGCAGTCGGGATTGCCCTGCGTGTTGACGATGGCCACCTGCCCGTTCTTGTGCACCGACAGGAAGTGGTGGCCGCGGCTGGCGGACTGGATCGCGTCGGTGGCGATGCGGATGTTGCCGTCCGTGCCGTTCTTGAAGCCGATCGGCGCCGACAGGCCCGAGGCCAGTTCGCGGTGCACCTGGCTTTCGGTGGTGCGCGCGCCGATGGCGCCCCAGCTGATGAGGTCGCCGATGTACTGGGGCGAGATCACGTCCAGGAACTCGCTGCCGGCCGGCACGCCCATGCGGTTGATGTCGATGAGCAGCTGGCGCGCGATGCGCAGGCCTTCGTCGATGCGGTAGCTCTCGTCCAGATACGGATCGTTGATCAGGCCCTTCCAGCCCACCGTGGTGCGGGGCTTCTCGAAGTACACGCGCATCACGATCTCCAGCGTGTCGGCGTACTGCTCGCGCACCGCCTTCAGGCGCCGCGCATACTCCAGCGCGGCGGCCGGGTCGTGGATGGAACAGGGGCCGATCACCACCAGCAGCCGGTCGTCCCGGCCGGCCATGATGTCCTGGATGCCGCGCCGCGTGCGCGTGATCAGGGATTCCACCGCCGTTCCCCGAATGGGGAAAAAGCGGATCAGATGTTCTGGAGGGGGCAACACGGTGATGTCCTTGATACGTTCGTCGTCGGTCTGGCTGGTCTTCTCGACGTCGCGGTACCAGGCATCGCTGGTGGGGTTGGCAGTGGCCGTCATGGTTGCGTCCTCGTGGGTTGAATCGGAAAAAAGGGGAGCGGAAAAACAAAAAACCGCCGGGCTTTTCAGCTTCGGCGGTTTCTAGAGGAGGGGGCTCGGGTGGTTGCGCGCTGACCTCTCATCCGCCTGGGACAGAGAAGTAAAACCAAAAATAAAACGCGCTACGCACTTGCATCCGTGGCAATGTAACACCGATTTTTGCGGCGCAACATCCCCGGCGCGTTGCAGTGCAGCCACAAGCGGGGGGCCGGCCTTTCATGGCTTGCGCCCCGCGAACCAGCGGCGCAGGCGCGCCAGTACGGGCGGGCGCCGGGTGGAGACAGGCTCCGGGGAGGGCTCGCTGAGCATCGCGCCGCCCTGCTCGTACATGTCGATGACCAGCATCGCCTCGCCCAAGGCGCGCCACGCCAGGCGCTCGAACGCATCGAAGCAGGCCGGCTCGCTGCGGCTTTGGCGGGTCAGGGCCTGGTGCCAGAGGTCGATGGCATCGCGCAGATCCTTCAGGGCCTGCTGGTAGGCCCCCAGCTCGTACAGCGCATGCCAGGCGGAGCCCAGTCCGGTCAGGAAGAACTGGTGCTCGCGCGCGGCACGCTTGAGATGCTCCAGGCTCCAGAAAATGGCGGAAGTGTCAGCGCACGCGCGGCGCAGGTGCGCGGCATCTTCGATGAGCGCGGACAGCGAGGTCAGCGCGTCGCGGAACTGGCGGGATTCTTCATCGGCCACGCCTTCGCGCAGCAGCCGGCTCACATCGCCGGACGACTGTACGGTGTTCAGTAGCTGGCTGGACGAAGGGCCAGGCATGGTGGTTGCACGCCTGGGTGGTCCGCCGCGCTCAGGGCCTCAGGCCGTGCCGCCGACCGTCAGGCCGTCGATGCGCAGCGTGGGCTGGCCCACGCCGACTGGCACGCTCTGGCCTTCCTTGCCGCAGGTGCCGACGCCGCTGTCGAGCGCCATGTCGTTGCCGATCAGCGTCACCTTCTTGAGGGATTCCGGCCCGCTGCCGACGATGGTGGCGCCCTTCACCGGATACAGGATCTTGCCGTTCTCGACCCAGTACGCCTCGCTGGCCGAAAACACGAATTTTCCGCTGGTGATGTCCACCTGGCCGCCGCCGAAGTTGGTGGCGTAGAGGCCACGCTTGATGCTCGCCACGATCTCCGCCGGGTCCTTGTCGCCGCCCAGCATGTAGGTGTTGGTCATGCGTGGCATGGGAATGTGCGCGTAGCTCTCGCGCCGCCCATTGCCGGTGGGCGCCACGCCCGACAGGCGCGCGTTCATCGAATCCTGGATGTAGCCCTTGAGGATGCCGTCCTCGATGAGCACATTGCGCTGGCTGGCATGACCTTCGTCGTCCACGTTGAGCGAACCGCGGCGGTCGGCCAGCGTGCCGTCGTCCAGCACCGTCACGCCCTTGGCCGCCACGCGCTGGCCGATGCGCCCGCTGAAGGCACTCGAGCCCTTGCGGTTGAAGTCGCCTTCCAGCCCGTGGCCCACGGCCTCGTGCAGCAGCACCCCGGGCCACCCGGGGCCGAGCACCACGGTCATCTCGCCCGCTGGCGCGGGGCGCGACTCCAGATTGACGAGGGCGGCGTTCACGGCCTCGTTGACGTACTGGGTGATCTGCGCATCGTCGAAATAGGCCAGGCCGAAGCGCCCGCCCCCGCCGGCCGAGCCCACCTCGCGGCGGCCGGCCTGCTCGGCGATCACGGTGACCGACAGGCGCACCAGCGGCCGCACGTCGGCGGCCAGCGTGCCATCGGAGCGCGCCACCAGCACCACGTCGTATTCGCTGGCCAGGCCCGCCATGACCTGGGCCACGCGCGGGTCCCTGGCGCGGGCCTGCTGCTCCACCTTTTCCAGCAGCGCCACCTTGGCCGTGCTGTCCAGCGAAGCGATGGGATCGGTGCCGGGATAGAGCGAGCGGCTGGCGGAGATTTTCTTGAGCGATATCTTCGCCCGCTTTTCCTGCGAGGCCGCAGAAATCGCCCGGACGGTGCGTGCCGCATCGAGCAAGGAGGCTTCGGAGATGTCGTCGGAATAGGCGAAGGCCGTCTTCTCGCCGCTCACCGCACGCACGCCCACGCCCTGGTCGATGCTGAAAGAGCCCGTCTTGACGATGCCTTCTTCCAGGCTCCAGCCCTCGCTGCGCGTGTACTGGAAATACAGGTCGGCATCGTCCACCTGATGGGCCCGGATGTCGGCGAGCGCGCGCGCCAGATGGGTTTCGTCGAGGCCGAAAGGCTCCAGGAGCAGGCGGCGGGCGACGGACAGGCGTTCGATGGTGGGTTCGCGGGAGATCATGGGCGGATTCTAGAAGCCTTGTCGCACGCCGGCATGGCGCTTTGCGAGCATCCCACCCGGCGGCGCGGCCATGCCGGCGCAAATCGGCCATGGGCAAAGATTCTTTGTGATATTTCACTGATATATCATTTGATTCTTCGCCCGCCCCACCCGCCCGCTCCGATGCCCGCTCTGCCCCAGCCCTCCCCTCCCGCCGCATCCGGCGGCGGTGCCCAGTTGCGCGAGCAGGCCTACGCCGACATCAAGCGCCGCATCATTGCCTGCGAGCTGGCGCCGGGCGCGCAGATCAACGAGGGCGCGCTGGGCACCTTGCTCGGCCTGGGCCGCACCCCCATCCACCAGGCGCTGCACCGGCTGGAGATGGAAGGGCTGGTGACCATCCTGCCGCGCAAGGGCATCGTGGTGGCACCGCTGTCGCTGGACGAGGTGCTGGACATGATCGAGGTGCGCGCCTGCAACGAGACCCTGTGCGTGCGCCTGGCGGCCGAGCGGGTCCGGCCCGCCGAACTGGCCGCCATGCGCCACCTGCTCGGCGAGGCCCCGGCGCTCCTGGCCGTGCACGACGTGCCCGCGCTGATGGCGCTGGACCTGCGCTTTCACAGCGCGATCTCGGCCGCCGCCCGCAACACCGTGCTGGCCGACCTGCTGCGCCGGCTGCACGAACAGCAGGCGCGCTTTTGGTTCCTGACGCTCTCGGAGGCCGGGCACAGCGTGCGCATCCACGACGAGCACCAGGACATCCTCGCCGCGCTCGAGCGCCACGACCCCGATGCCGCCGCCGCCGCGATGCAGCGGCACATCGACGATTTCCGCCGCGCGATCACCCGCGCACTTTGATCCTTCCGCCCTTTCGTTGCCCCACCATGCCCCAGCACACCTTCGATCTCGCCGGCCACGGGCCGGTCACCCTGGACATTCGCCACCTGGTCATCGCCGGCTGGGCCGGCCGCGACCGCGCCGCGGTGGACCACCACATTGCCGAACTGGCCGCCATCGGCGTCAAGCCGCCGTCCACGGTGCCCACCTTCTACCGCGTGGCCAGCCAGTTGCTCGACACGGGCAGCGCGGTGCAGGTTCCGGGCCATGACTCCAGCGGCGAGGTGGAATGCGTGCTGCTGGCCAGCGAGGCGCACGGCGTGCTCGTGGGCATCGGCTCGGACCACACGGACCGCAAGGTCGAGGCCTACGACGTCACGGTGTCCAAACAGATGTGCGCCAAGCCCGTGGGCCGTTCGCTGTGGAGGCTGTCGGAGGTGCAAGGCCACTGGGACCAACTGGTCACCCGCTGCTGGCGCACCCGGGAGGGCGTGCGCGCGCTGTACCAGGAAGGCGCCCTGGCCCGCCTGCTGCCCCCCGCCGAGCTGATGCAAAAATGGGCTGCGGCCGGCGGCCTGTCCGCCCACACGGCCATGTTCTGCGGCACCCATGCGGTGATCGGCGAACTCGGCTGGGGCGAGACCTTCGAGCTGGAACTGCACGACCCCGTTCTGAACCGCAGCCTGCACCACCACTACGCCACCGAAGCCCTGGAGATCGCCCGATGAATGCCCTCGCCACCACCCGCCACCCCACCGTCCGCGAACAGGCCGAGGCACTGGCCCGGGGCGACACCACCAGCGTCGCGCTGGTCGAGGCGGCACTCGCGCGCATCGCGACCCACCGCGCAGAGGGCGGGCACGCCTATGTGGGCGAGGTCGATGCCGAGGCCGCGCTGCATGCGGCCCGCGCCAGCGACGCCGCACGCGCGGGAGGGCAAGTGCCTTCGCCGCTGGCGGGCCTGCCCGTCTCGATCAAGGACCTGTTCGACGTGCAAGGCCAGGTGACCCGCGCCGGATCGGCCGTGATGGCCGGGGCGCCCGCCCAGGCCGACGCCGCCGCGGTGGCCCGCCTGCGCGCCGCAGGCGCGGTGCTGTTGGGCCGCACCAACCTGAGCGAGTTCGCCTTCTCGGGCCTGGGCCTCAACCCCCACTACGGCACGCCGGCCAACCCGCACGATCCAAGCCGCATCACCGGGGGCTCCACCTCCGGTGGCGCCGCCACCGTGGCGCTCGATCTGGCCACCGTGGCGCTGGGCACCGACACGGGCGGCTCGATCCGCATTCCGTCCGCGTTCTGCGGGCTCACGGGCTTCAAGCCCACCGCCCGCCGGGTTTCTCTGGCCGGGGCCTACCCGCTGTCGCGAAGCCTGGATTCGGCCGGCCCGCTGGGCCGCAGCGTGGACTGCTGCGCCCTCGTCGATGCCATCCTGAGCGGCGAGGCGCTGGACACGCGCGCCGCGCCGCTGGCCGGGCTGCGCCTGGGGGTGACGGACGACTTCGTCATGGACGGCGTCGAGCCCGAAGTGGCGGCCGCCTTCGACAGCGCACTCCAGCGCCTGTCCGCCGCCGGCGCACGCATCGTGCGCTTCGGCTTCACCGACCTGCACCAGCTGCCCTCGCTCAACGCCGCGGGCGGATTGATCGCGGCCGAGGCCTGGCAGGTGCACCGCGCCCGCCTGGAAGACCCGGCGCAGGAGGCGCAGTACGACCACCGCGTCGCCCAGCGCACCCGCCGCGGCGCCGCGATTTCCGCAGCCGACTACATCGACCTGCAGGATGCGCGGCTGCG encodes:
- a CDS encoding DUF3426 domain-containing protein, with translation MSQITRCPACGTTFKVVADQLRISDGWVRCGQCKEVFDAAAHLVRSASQDLLPEMAIPEGPRPAMRPPAPAVRAWGGGNAGVPKAASSSTLAGPPAPGPAPALVPAPSQPAQPSPQAFPESQANPLSLDDTLPAPLQVPEAPPVPSYLTARPLASPGVEPPADWRLEPASPLVWRTRSSATDSPAGLSKPAPPPSGWELPGPASIAERPAPAVTPAPASTKDDEAKAANGIPPPEPMGYELPFAELRDSEWPDDLEDGPQQAATSDAPDGHVRQPSTDDAIAKAVAMDMALEAIEADTDPVAIATQAGGGLEGWAPLPAGAAAASAAAMAGVQRPVQGLPAHVHAEDDDEEEGMHATAADEPGFMRAARRKAFWRKPAVRAGMALMLLALAAGLALQMAVQERDRLASQYPDARPALQALCVPLQCTIAAPRRIADVVIDSSSFNKGRGDSYQLGLSIKSRAGFAVAMPSVELTLTDTQDRPVLRRVLQPQDLGAPVEIAPGGEWSGTLPVVVVTGGARVSGYRVIAFYP
- the prmA gene encoding 50S ribosomal protein L11 methyltransferase — encoded protein: MFELSLMCPEDRVESLSDALDALQALSVSVEDADAQTDAEQALFGEPGMPPPKDGWQRSRVVALFQNEAEAQEARALLEVQDFFEGCRVLGLATVPEQDWVRLTQSQFAPVDITPDFWIVPTWHELPAQATRSIRLDPGLAFGTGTHPTTRMCLRWIAANGAPRGASGNPLGRVLDYGCGSGILAIGAAKFGATDVDAVDIDPAAVESTRLNAEANGVALKAGLPDQASGAYQTVLANILATPLKVLAPLLCAHVASGGHLVLAGILERQADELKEAYAPWLPLEVADAQEGWILMVAAR
- the accC gene encoding acetyl-CoA carboxylase biotin carboxylase subunit, with the protein product MFKKILVANRGEIALRIQRACRELGVKAVMVYSEADRDAKYVKLAEEAVCIGPAPSPLSYLSMPAIISAAEVTDAEAIHPGYGFLSENADFAERVEKSGFQFIGPTPESIRIMGDKVSAKQAMIRAGVPCVPGSEGELPEDPVQIRRIAKAVGYPVIIKAAGGGGGRGMRVVHTEAALVNAVQMTKAEAGAAFGNPAVYMEKFLQNPRHIEIQILADKHRNAVYLGERDCSMQRRHQKVIEEAPAPGIPRKLIEKIGERCVAACKKIGYRGAGTFEFLYENGEFYFIEMNTRVQVEHPVTEWITGVDIVKTQIMVAAGEKLPFTQRQIEIRGHAIECRVNAEDPYKFIPSPGRITMWHAPGGPGVRVDSHAYTNYYVPPNYDSMIGKIIVHGDTREQALARMRTALSETVIEGINTNVPLHRELMVDAKFVAGGTNIHYLEEWLSQHKR
- the accB gene encoding acetyl-CoA carboxylase biotin carboxyl carrier protein, yielding MDLRKLKTLIDLVSESNVSELEITEAEGKVRIVKSGGAVVQQYVAAPAQQAPAPAAAAPVAELPAPAAPTGHIVKSPMVGTFYRASSPGAKSFVEVGSQVKEGETICIIEAMKILNEIEADKSGTVTRILGENGQAVEYGQPLFVIE
- a CDS encoding TlpA family protein disulfide reductase — translated: MNVSPPSDPGTPFSRETNPARPGGTAAAPGALRRKLLLYGGVAAAAGLGGAGLAWWRFQPHAVLSGAEAALWSQRFDAPTGGDPVAMERFRGKPLLVNFWATWCPPCVDELPLLNAFYREHAAKGWQVVGLAIDQPSAVRKFLERLPLDFPVGLAGLSGTELGRSLGNLTGGLPFSVLIGADGSIVHRKMGQVTAEDLQQWFALG